One genomic region from Argentina anserina chromosome 2, drPotAnse1.1, whole genome shotgun sequence encodes:
- the LOC126783775 gene encoding uncharacterized protein LOC126783775 — MMNDYGPISPPPPNNLKENRHRSMCLPVCFSSSTHPFDVLDDDDYPRTPRSPRMPELRDRCRNLISKIGGHRRRRAASADFSYDAYNYSLNFEDDTSRADDIIHRSRLPPSASGSLTPPEKSTTSRHILDDVILEEDEYNRSWRRSAPEKVPKSRNTVSRIGLRGRNRHSSTSADFSYEPSSYALNFEDDSSKADELGPDNGFMARLPHSPTCERSTTTNPPAKCSALRPGISAFS; from the coding sequence ATGATGAACGATTACGGACCCATATCGCCGCCGCCGCCCAACAATCTGAAGGAGAACCGCCACCGATCGATGTGCCTCCCTGTGTGCTTCTCCAGCTCCACGCATCCATTCGACGTTTTGGACGACGACGACTACCCCAGGACACCGCGGTCGCCGAGGATGCCGGAGCTCAGGGACCGCTGCCGGAATCTCATTTCAAAAATCGGAGGACACAGGCGCCGGAGGGCGGCGTCGGCCGACTTCAGCTACGACGCGTACAATTACTCGCTCAATTTCGAGGACGACACCTCACGCGCCGACGATATTATTCACCGGTCGCGGCTGCCCCCCTCCGCCTCCGGGAGCCTGACCCCGCCGGAGAAGTCGACCACGAGCCGGCATATTCTGGACGACGTTATCCTGGAGGAGGATGAGTACAACCGGAGCTGGAGGCGGTCGGCGCCGGAGAAGGTACCGAAGAGCCGGAACACGGTGTCGAGGATCGGACTGCGGGGGCGGAACCGCCACTCGTCCACGTCGGCCGATTTCAGCTACGAGCCGTCGAGCTACGCGCTCAATTTCGAAGATGATAGCAGCAAAGCCGACGAGCTTGGGCCTGATAATGGGTTCATGGCGCGTTTGCCGCACTCGCCGACGTGTGAGAGGTCGACGACAACGAATCCACCTGCAAAGTGTTCGGCGCTTCGGCCGGGGATTTCGGCCTTTAGCTGA
- the LOC126782801 gene encoding homeobox protein knotted-1-like 3 isoform X1 produces the protein MAYHNHLAGDLPLHHFTDQAQQQQQRNQSFMTDQPDPNSKSTEPHNPYQTAPNWLNSALLRTQYATTTSGADTSNGGGGGTNFLNLHTASDSTTASQASNQWLSRPMLQRNHSDVIDDVAAGDSMIAGAMSHDAADMKNDAGLNNKTEGSGGGDGVINWQNARHKAEILAHPLYEPLLSAHVACLRIATPVDQLPRIDAQLAQSQNVVAKYSGLGHGMVGDDKELDQFMRHYVLLLCSFKEQLQQHVRVHAMEAVMACWEIEQSLQSLTGVSPGEGTGATMSDDDEEQVDSDANLFDGNMDGHDSMGFGPLIPTESERSLMERVRQELKHELKQGYKEKIVDIREEILRKRRAGKLPGDTTSVLKAWWQSHSKWPYPTEEDKARLVQETGLQLKQINNWFINQRKRNWHSNPSTSTVLKSKRKSNAGENSGDRFI, from the exons ATGGCATACCACAACCACCTTGCCGGAGACTTACCTCTTCACCACTTCACAGACCAAGCccaacagcagcagcaacgCAATCAGTCTTTCATGACCGACCAACCCGACCCGAATTCAAAGTCCACGGAGCCCCACAACCCTTATCAAACCGCTCCCAATTGGCTCAACAGCGCCCTCCTCCGCACCCAGTACGCCACAACCACCTCCGGCGCTGACACCAGCaacggcggaggaggaggtacTAATTTCCTTAACCTCCACACAGCCTCCGACTCCACCACCGCCTCCCAGGCCTCCAACCAATGGCTATCACGCCCCATGCTCCAGCGCAACCACAGCGACGTCATCGATGACGTAGCTGCCGGAGACTCTATGATCGCTGGCGCCATGTCTCACGATGCGGCCGACATGAAAAACGACGCCGGCCTGAATAACAAGACCGAGGGCAGCGGAGGAGGGGATGGCGTCATCAACTGGCAGAATGCGAGGCACAAGGCCGAGATACTAGCTCACCCGCTTTACGAGCCGCTGCTCTCGGCACACGTGGCTTGCCTGAGGATCGCCACGCCGGTGGACCAGCTCCCGAGGATCGACGCCCAGCTGGCTCAGTCGCAGAATGTGGTGGCTAAATACTCGGGTTTGGGTCACGGCATGGTCGGAGATGACAAGGAGCTAGATCAGTTCATG AGGCATTATGTTTTGTTGCTATGTTCTTTTAAAGAGCAACTGCAGCAACACGTCCGCGTCCATGCAATGGAAGCAGTGATGGCTTGCTGGGAGATAGAGCAATCACTGCAGAGCCTGACAg GAGTTTCCCCCGGGGAGGGCACAGGTGCTACAATGTCCGATGATGACGAAGAGCAAGTAGATAGCGATGCAAACTTATTTGATGGAAATATGGACGGCCATGACAGTATGGGATTTGGCCCTCTCATCCCAACAGAGAGCGAAAGGTCCTTGATGGAGCGCGTAAGGCAGGAGTTGAAGCATGAACTGAAACAG GGTTACAAGGAGAAAATTGTAGACATAAGGGAGGAGATATTGCGGAAGAGAAGAGCCGGAAAGCTTCCCGGTGACACCACCTCTGTCCTGAAAGCTTGGTGGCAATCACATTCCAAGTGGCCATATCCAACT GAGGAAGACAAGGCTAGATTGGTGCAAGAAACTGGATTGCAATTGAAGCAGATTAATAATTGGTTCATCAATCAAAGGAAGAGGAACTGGCACAGCAATCCTTCAACCTCCACAGTTTTGAAGAGCAAGCGCAAAAG CAATGCAGGTGAAAACAGCGGTGATCGATTCATATAA
- the LOC126782801 gene encoding homeobox protein knotted-1-like 3 isoform X2: protein MAYHNHLAGDLPLHHFTDQAQQQQQRNQSFMTDQPDPNSKSTEPHNPYQTAPNWLNSALLRTQYATTTSGADTSNGGGGGTNFLNLHTASDSTTASQASNQWLSRPMLQRNHSDVIDDVAAGDSMIAGAMSHDAADMKNDAGLNNKTEGSGGGDGVINWQNARHKAEILAHPLYEPLLSAHVACLRIATPVDQLPRIDAQLAQSQNVVAKYSGLGHGMVGDDKELDQFMRHYVLLLCSFKEQLQQHVRVHAMEAVMACWEIEQSLQSLTGVSPGEGTGATMSDDDEEQVDSDANLFDGNMDGHDSMGFGPLIPTESERSLMERVRQELKHELKQGYKEKIVDIREEILRKRRAGKLPGDTTSVLKAWWQSHSKWPYPTEEDKARLVQETGLQLKQINNWFINQRKRNWHSNPSTSTVLKSKRKR from the exons ATGGCATACCACAACCACCTTGCCGGAGACTTACCTCTTCACCACTTCACAGACCAAGCccaacagcagcagcaacgCAATCAGTCTTTCATGACCGACCAACCCGACCCGAATTCAAAGTCCACGGAGCCCCACAACCCTTATCAAACCGCTCCCAATTGGCTCAACAGCGCCCTCCTCCGCACCCAGTACGCCACAACCACCTCCGGCGCTGACACCAGCaacggcggaggaggaggtacTAATTTCCTTAACCTCCACACAGCCTCCGACTCCACCACCGCCTCCCAGGCCTCCAACCAATGGCTATCACGCCCCATGCTCCAGCGCAACCACAGCGACGTCATCGATGACGTAGCTGCCGGAGACTCTATGATCGCTGGCGCCATGTCTCACGATGCGGCCGACATGAAAAACGACGCCGGCCTGAATAACAAGACCGAGGGCAGCGGAGGAGGGGATGGCGTCATCAACTGGCAGAATGCGAGGCACAAGGCCGAGATACTAGCTCACCCGCTTTACGAGCCGCTGCTCTCGGCACACGTGGCTTGCCTGAGGATCGCCACGCCGGTGGACCAGCTCCCGAGGATCGACGCCCAGCTGGCTCAGTCGCAGAATGTGGTGGCTAAATACTCGGGTTTGGGTCACGGCATGGTCGGAGATGACAAGGAGCTAGATCAGTTCATG AGGCATTATGTTTTGTTGCTATGTTCTTTTAAAGAGCAACTGCAGCAACACGTCCGCGTCCATGCAATGGAAGCAGTGATGGCTTGCTGGGAGATAGAGCAATCACTGCAGAGCCTGACAg GAGTTTCCCCCGGGGAGGGCACAGGTGCTACAATGTCCGATGATGACGAAGAGCAAGTAGATAGCGATGCAAACTTATTTGATGGAAATATGGACGGCCATGACAGTATGGGATTTGGCCCTCTCATCCCAACAGAGAGCGAAAGGTCCTTGATGGAGCGCGTAAGGCAGGAGTTGAAGCATGAACTGAAACAG GGTTACAAGGAGAAAATTGTAGACATAAGGGAGGAGATATTGCGGAAGAGAAGAGCCGGAAAGCTTCCCGGTGACACCACCTCTGTCCTGAAAGCTTGGTGGCAATCACATTCCAAGTGGCCATATCCAACT GAGGAAGACAAGGCTAGATTGGTGCAAGAAACTGGATTGCAATTGAAGCAGATTAATAATTGGTTCATCAATCAAAGGAAGAGGAACTGGCACAGCAATCCTTCAACCTCCACAGTTTTGAAGAGCAAGCGCAAAAG GTGA
- the LOC126782801 gene encoding homeobox protein knotted-1-like 3 isoform X3 has translation MTDQPDPNSKSTEPHNPYQTAPNWLNSALLRTQYATTTSGADTSNGGGGGTNFLNLHTASDSTTASQASNQWLSRPMLQRNHSDVIDDVAAGDSMIAGAMSHDAADMKNDAGLNNKTEGSGGGDGVINWQNARHKAEILAHPLYEPLLSAHVACLRIATPVDQLPRIDAQLAQSQNVVAKYSGLGHGMVGDDKELDQFMRHYVLLLCSFKEQLQQHVRVHAMEAVMACWEIEQSLQSLTGVSPGEGTGATMSDDDEEQVDSDANLFDGNMDGHDSMGFGPLIPTESERSLMERVRQELKHELKQGYKEKIVDIREEILRKRRAGKLPGDTTSVLKAWWQSHSKWPYPTEEDKARLVQETGLQLKQINNWFINQRKRNWHSNPSTSTVLKSKRKSNAGENSGDRFI, from the exons ATGACCGACCAACCCGACCCGAATTCAAAGTCCACGGAGCCCCACAACCCTTATCAAACCGCTCCCAATTGGCTCAACAGCGCCCTCCTCCGCACCCAGTACGCCACAACCACCTCCGGCGCTGACACCAGCaacggcggaggaggaggtacTAATTTCCTTAACCTCCACACAGCCTCCGACTCCACCACCGCCTCCCAGGCCTCCAACCAATGGCTATCACGCCCCATGCTCCAGCGCAACCACAGCGACGTCATCGATGACGTAGCTGCCGGAGACTCTATGATCGCTGGCGCCATGTCTCACGATGCGGCCGACATGAAAAACGACGCCGGCCTGAATAACAAGACCGAGGGCAGCGGAGGAGGGGATGGCGTCATCAACTGGCAGAATGCGAGGCACAAGGCCGAGATACTAGCTCACCCGCTTTACGAGCCGCTGCTCTCGGCACACGTGGCTTGCCTGAGGATCGCCACGCCGGTGGACCAGCTCCCGAGGATCGACGCCCAGCTGGCTCAGTCGCAGAATGTGGTGGCTAAATACTCGGGTTTGGGTCACGGCATGGTCGGAGATGACAAGGAGCTAGATCAGTTCATG AGGCATTATGTTTTGTTGCTATGTTCTTTTAAAGAGCAACTGCAGCAACACGTCCGCGTCCATGCAATGGAAGCAGTGATGGCTTGCTGGGAGATAGAGCAATCACTGCAGAGCCTGACAg GAGTTTCCCCCGGGGAGGGCACAGGTGCTACAATGTCCGATGATGACGAAGAGCAAGTAGATAGCGATGCAAACTTATTTGATGGAAATATGGACGGCCATGACAGTATGGGATTTGGCCCTCTCATCCCAACAGAGAGCGAAAGGTCCTTGATGGAGCGCGTAAGGCAGGAGTTGAAGCATGAACTGAAACAG GGTTACAAGGAGAAAATTGTAGACATAAGGGAGGAGATATTGCGGAAGAGAAGAGCCGGAAAGCTTCCCGGTGACACCACCTCTGTCCTGAAAGCTTGGTGGCAATCACATTCCAAGTGGCCATATCCAACT GAGGAAGACAAGGCTAGATTGGTGCAAGAAACTGGATTGCAATTGAAGCAGATTAATAATTGGTTCATCAATCAAAGGAAGAGGAACTGGCACAGCAATCCTTCAACCTCCACAGTTTTGAAGAGCAAGCGCAAAAG CAATGCAGGTGAAAACAGCGGTGATCGATTCATATAA